The following DNA comes from Hyphococcus flavus.
TTGCCAGATTAACCTTTGTTCTTCGGCTCAGCGTCCATCCATTGCATCAAATACTTTGCCGGCAGCGCCCAGGCGACGCCTGCTACAAGGAAATACGCGGCTTTTAGCAGTTGGAAGTCCGGAACGCGCTCGCCGAGTGCTGCAGCCGCGAAAAAGTAAAGGATAAGGCACGGCAGAAACAAAAAGAACCCTAGTAATTTCTTAATTCGCGGGGACATGGATCATTCCGGACTATGGTTAAGGCGCGACGCGCGGTCGCGC
Coding sequences within:
- a CDS encoding DUF2842 domain-containing protein, which codes for MSPRIKKLLGFFLFLPCLILYFFAAAALGERVPDFQLLKAAYFLVAGVAWALPAKYLMQWMDAEPKNKG